The genomic DNA ATCATCTTAGGGACATTTGCCTTAAGTTCGGGCTACTATGATGCCTACTATCTCAAAGCATTGAAAGGCAGGCGCCTTATCATAGATGATTTTACCAAAGCATTTAGCCAGTGTGACTGCATTGTTGCTCCGGTAACAACCACAACAGCTTTTGGTATAGGCGAAAAGATTTCTGATCCGCTGTCACTGTACATGGCCGATATCCTTACCATACAGGCTAACTTAGCAGGCATACCAGCAATGTCGGTGCCTGTTGCAAAGGATGCACAAGGTCTTCCTATAGGTGTGCAGATTATGGCAAAACATTTCAATGAAAAGGTGATGTGTAATGTGGCACAGGCTATTGAGGATTGTGTTACACTGTAGTGTAGTTTTTTGTTTCAGCGCCTGTGGTTACCAGTATGAAACAATACGATGTGTCAGGACTGTAACAGTGCCACATAACGATAGCCAGGCAATAACCGTACAGGTGAATTTTACTGCCTATGTAGCATACATACACAATACCAGTGACAGTGCGCGTGCCAACAATGATGCTGTTAGACGTTTATCAAAAGGTGATGTAGAAGGTGCTCTGACGCTGTTACAAACTACGCTTCCTACCAGTGAGCCAGCGGTACTTAATAATTATGGTATTACATTAATTCTTAAAGGTGACTTTGATAAAGGCTATGAGTATATTTATAAAGCGGTAGTACTACAACCGCACGATCCCTATTTTAGGAAAAATTACCTGTACCTGCATGAACTTAAAAAATAAATGCATATTAATTTTTTGGGCGATAGCACTTGCAACTGGTTGCCTGCAAGAACCGGTAGATGAAGAATACTATAATGACCTTGCAAAAGTTAAAGGTGGCCAGAAGCCAACACCACCGGTTGATATAACAATGACAATTAATAATCATGTAATTACTCTTTCATTTTATACTGATAAGATGGATAATGGACAATTACGCACATTTGATCCAGATACTGGTAGCAATGAAAATTTATATTATTTAGTCTATATATCAGGAACAAATCCGGCACAGTTTGGCGACCCAAAGTTGTATTACGATATCAAGTATTACGTGGGCTACGTTGCTGAGTCTGACTTTGAACCTGGTCTTGATCCAAAGAGCGTTACTATACAGGTTTCATCGTCATATCATGGACCGGTGTATCTGTGGATGACGTCCCATGATGGTGGCAGGGAAAGTGATCATACGGAAGTACTAAATGATATAATCCCGTAACATCGTACTATGTGTAGCAGCGTACACTACGGGCAATACCTTGGTACAGTATACCAGCAGTGATTGTTAATGAGCAATGGATTGATACTATGAACTATCGCACAGTATTATTAATTATTTTTTTTATTTTTTGTGTACAGGCATCATTTGCACAGCAACCGTTTACTTTTGTAAAAACGGACGAACCGCTCTCTTTATGGAAAGCACTGGCGTATGATGTAGTGCCGGGTGGTGGTCATATCTATACGGGACACTACGAATATGCTGCGGTTTTTGCCGGGTTAAAAATTTCAGGTGTGTATGCCATGTATTACTATTACAATTACTGGCACTATCGTGGCTCACTGTATCGTTCGGCTAAAAGGGCAAATGAAATAATAGATCCCCAACATGATTTGCTTTTTAAGGACCCGGAAGGTGGCTATAAAACAGTAAAAGAATTTGGGTATGCATATGATAGGGCAGCCCATTATTTTACCTTGAGTATTATAGCAAATGCTGCTATATATATTACATCCTGGCTTTTTACATGGTACCATGTTCAGGAAATAAATGAAAGCAGGCAGCCAACATACATAGGCTTTAATCAGTTTTCATTCACAACTGATGAAAATGGAACACTGTGGGCTGCCTGTACCATGAGGTGGTAAATGCTCGTTGATAGCTTTGGCAGAACTATAGATTATGTGCGTATTTCGGTAACGGACCATTGCAACTTGCGGTGTATGTATTGTATGCCTTCAGATATCAAATGGTTACCTCACGAAGAGATTTTGCGTAATGAAGAGATAGTGATGTTAGTGGATGTATTTGTTTCTCTGGGGATTAAAAAGGTGCGTTTTACCGGCGGTGAACCGCTGCTTAGAAAAGGTTTTTTTGATATTGTAAAACAGGTACGCAGCAACCATAAAGATTTAGAAATATGTATAACTACTAATGGTATATTACTTGAACAATATGTTAATAAAATTCAAGAACTCAACGTTCAAAAGGTTAATGTGAGTCTTGATTCTCTTAATCCTGATACATTCACAAAAATTACTGGTGTAAATGCTATAAACAAAGTTATACAAGGAATACAAAAAATAACAGCGTTAGGAGGAGTTGAATGTAAAATCAACTCTGTAATAATGGAATCAACGCTTAATGAACTGGAAGAACTACTTCGTTTTGCAACTAATATTCATGCAATTCGCTTTATTGAACGCATGCCGTTAAGTGATAACCCGATACCATTTGTCAGTGCTGATACTTTAATTAAAAAATTGGGATTATTAGGAACATTGCAGCGTATGACAAAAAGTGATACACATGTTGCTGCAATGTACAGATTATTGCCCCGGTGGGATAAAAGTGCAGTCATTAATGTTGGGATTATACCTGCAGTGTCACACAGGTTTTGTGGTAAATGTAATCGTTTACGGGTAACACCGGATGGTATGCTACGGGCCTGCCTGCATGATACAACTGAATATAATGTAAAAAAGATACTCAGGGGGCAGTTGAATACTACTATTACTGAAGTTATAGCCAATGCCGTATTGCATAAAAAAGAAGGACATTCATTAATGCAATGTGATGATACTGCGTTTAATTGTTCGGGTATGGCAATGCATTCTATGTCAAAGATAGGTGGATAAAAAACGAAAGCCGCTTATAAGCGGCTTTCGTTTTGCGGGGTGTACGAGACTTGAACTCGCGACCTCCTGCGTGACAGGCAGGCACTCTAACCAAGCTGAGCTAACACCCCATTTTGTTAAAACTATACTACAATTGGTTAATCACGTCAACATCTGTCAATAAAAAAAATCACATTTTTTTATTATCACAAAAAAAAATCGCTAATTATTCCTAAATATGGAAATTTGAATAAAATACAAAATAGTGTACACCCCCGCCGCCGAAAGCCGGGGGTGTACACTATATTCATTATGAAATTTTTTAAGGAATTATTGCTGAAAAAAAATATAAAAAACGCTTTTATTTTTTTATTATATATGATGGCTATATTTTCTGGGTTTTGATTTTGATGAATAAAAGGTTGTGAAATGAGCCTAACAATTTTTGATGATATTTATAATGAAATCCGCAAGCGTAATGCTGCTGGCGGATTTAAAGGTGTACCGTATTCAGATGAATTTGTAAAGTATGTATCAGGATACTATGGACTTTCCATTGACCTTGTTAAGCGTATCATTCAGATACTTATAAATGCCCATAAAATATTTTCTATTGAGATTATAGCAGAGGATAAGGCTCGTGATATTTCCAGAGTGGAAGGGTATGTGGTTGCAGACCTTGTTGTGATTCGAAAATTAAAATCATTTTATCAAAGTGAACTTATTATACAGTATGAAAACGAATTCCATAAACGCTTGATGGTGCATCAGATAGTAAAAGAAATTTTCCCATTGTTGCGAAGTCTCAACAATACTGATATTGGGAAGGTTGCAAATTTGGCCATTATGCTTGAAGAGCTTGAACGGTATATGGAAAAGCATTAT from Spirochaetota bacterium includes the following:
- the moaA gene encoding GTP 3',8-cyclase MoaA: MLVDSFGRTIDYVRISVTDHCNLRCMYCMPSDIKWLPHEEILRNEEIVMLVDVFVSLGIKKVRFTGGEPLLRKGFFDIVKQVRSNHKDLEICITTNGILLEQYVNKIQELNVQKVNVSLDSLNPDTFTKITGVNAINKVIQGIQKITALGGVECKINSVIMESTLNELEELLRFATNIHAIRFIERMPLSDNPIPFVSADTLIKKLGLLGTLQRMTKSDTHVAAMYRLLPRWDKSAVINVGIIPAVSHRFCGKCNRLRVTPDGMLRACLHDTTEYNVKKILRGQLNTTITEVIANAVLHKKEGHSLMQCDDTAFNCSGMAMHSMSKIGG